In Ruminococcaceae bacterium R-25, one genomic interval encodes:
- a CDS encoding ABC-2 family transporter, with the protein MGGLMYKDFVAIKGKRICIILLSAIAILCILRMIFPGSLAEGLEMISENDQGIRINTLDLMFVMPYICIIFSIVCFIDMWCARLSEADESCSRIKNYVYSLPVSANSYVASKYVFITIATYVLISLLSITGIVLAAFAEEGYVLDILRMFEVMVLPVTSLLILVASIELPLYILIGREKGNLVKVAISLLLVFVLIGFMLFADMSWLSEREEFFNKFFNWFMKYKTEVTMVSYLTPIADLIILFISYRITVFFKARQEA; encoded by the coding sequence ATGGGCGGATTAATGTATAAAGACTTCGTTGCTATAAAAGGCAAAAGGATCTGTATCATCCTGTTGTCAGCCATAGCAATTCTCTGCATCCTGCGTATGATCTTCCCCGGAAGCTTGGCTGAAGGATTAGAAATGATATCAGAAAATGATCAGGGCATAAGAATTAATACGCTGGATCTGATGTTCGTAATGCCCTATATCTGTATCATTTTCTCAATTGTGTGCTTTATCGATATGTGGTGTGCAAGACTATCTGAAGCGGATGAGTCATGTTCCAGAATAAAGAACTATGTATATTCGTTGCCTGTCTCAGCAAACAGTTATGTTGCTTCCAAATATGTTTTCATTACCATAGCCACATATGTTTTGATCTCTTTGCTGAGCATTACGGGTATCGTTCTGGCAGCATTTGCGGAAGAAGGATATGTGCTGGATATTCTCAGAATGTTTGAGGTAATGGTTCTTCCTGTTACATCGCTCCTTATTCTTGTTGCTTCGATAGAATTACCGTTATATATCCTGATTGGAAGAGAGAAGGGAAATCTTGTAAAGGTTGCGATTTCACTCTTGCTTGTGTTTGTCCTTATCGGTTTTATGTTGTTTGCGGATATGAGCTGGTTATCGGAAAGGGAAGAGTTTTTTAATAAATTCTTTAACTGGTTTATGAAATATAAGACTGAGGTAACGATGGTATCTTATCTGACGCCGATAGCAGATCTTATTATTCTCTTCATCTCTTACAGGATCACTGTTTTCTTTAAAGCACGTCAGGAGGCGTGA
- a CDS encoding ABC-2 family transporter: MKGLIIKDLMCLRKMRATFIFVTVSSFVITVMALISARYGNIALAEQEYLTGGTDMPMSPVHLLWYAVAVMVLLPLASIGDSLTLVFEADKNSGFANVAGAFPVSVKQRVSARFITLFLTCGMGTIISLLLSFILSLFTDIMTFGDFAGLVLSAASLILIFSALEMILIFLLVMKNTDYARIISLLIMSAVFILCSLGKIIEAMRAMKPTELITDGLLFLENRWFILAAAAAVCLLISYFVSAGIAERKWGEI; this comes from the coding sequence ATGAAGGGCTTGATCATAAAAGATCTCATGTGTCTTAGAAAGATGCGTGCTACATTCATTTTCGTGACAGTGTCGTCATTTGTTATTACTGTTATGGCATTGATATCTGCACGTTACGGCAATATTGCACTTGCAGAGCAAGAGTATCTTACCGGCGGAACCGATATGCCGATGTCACCTGTGCATCTGCTCTGGTATGCGGTAGCGGTCATGGTGCTCCTGCCTCTGGCTTCGATAGGCGATTCACTGACATTGGTTTTTGAAGCTGATAAGAATTCAGGGTTTGCGAACGTAGCCGGTGCATTTCCGGTATCAGTAAAGCAGCGCGTTTCAGCCAGATTTATAACCCTGTTCCTGACATGCGGAATGGGCACAATAATAAGTCTATTGCTGTCGTTTATATTATCTCTGTTTACTGACATAATGACTTTCGGTGATTTCGCCGGGCTTGTGCTGTCAGCGGCATCGCTGATCCTGATCTTCTCTGCTTTGGAAATGATACTGATCTTTTTACTGGTGATGAAGAATACTGATTATGCCAGGATAATCTCTTTGCTTATCATGTCCGCAGTATTTATTCTTTGCTCTCTGGGCAAGATAATCGAAGCGATGCGTGCTATGAAGCCTACGGAACTTATCACGGACGGTCTGCTCTTTTTGGAAAACAGATGGTTCATATTAGCTGCAGCTGCAGCAGTCTGCCTTCTCATATCGTATTTTGTTTCGGCCGGTATTGCTGAGAGAAAGTGGGGTGAGATCTGA
- a CDS encoding ABC-2 type transport system ATP-binding protein, which produces MDKYTNVIELNNVVKDYGDFKLDNISFTVPKGSVCGFIGQNGAGKTTTIRLMLEVIKADSGEIKLFGEDVKGNAPRLREDIGVVYDEMGFHEFMTGKDINIMMKHIYKNWDEKVFFDYLKKFSLPSKKKCGDFSRGMRMKLQIAVALSHNAKLLVMDEPTAGLDPIIRNEILDIFREFVLEEDHSIFISSHITGDLEKIADEVVFIDGGKLFLQGNKDEILERHGILKCKKDEIDSISKSLIVGVQEGAFGVDVLINDMKAAAKLYPELVIDRTSLEEIMLFYVASARR; this is translated from the coding sequence ATGGATAAATATACGAATGTTATTGAGCTTAATAACGTCGTAAAGGATTATGGTGATTTTAAGCTCGACAATATAAGTTTTACGGTTCCCAAGGGCTCGGTTTGTGGTTTTATCGGACAGAACGGTGCAGGTAAGACGACAACAATAAGGCTCATGCTGGAAGTTATAAAGGCGGACAGCGGTGAGATAAAGCTTTTCGGAGAAGACGTAAAAGGAAATGCCCCTAGGCTTCGTGAAGATATCGGTGTCGTTTATGACGAGATGGGCTTTCATGAATTCATGACCGGAAAAGACATCAATATCATGATGAAGCACATTTATAAGAATTGGGATGAAAAGGTCTTTTTCGATTATCTGAAGAAGTTTTCGCTGCCTTCGAAAAAGAAGTGCGGGGATTTCTCCCGAGGCATGAGAATGAAGCTTCAGATAGCTGTTGCGCTGTCACATAATGCCAAGCTGCTCGTCATGGATGAACCGACAGCGGGACTTGACCCGATAATAAGAAATGAGATCCTCGATATCTTCCGTGAGTTTGTTCTTGAAGAGGATCACTCGATATTTATTTCATCTCATATTACGGGCGATCTCGAAAAGATCGCGGATGAAGTTGTCTTTATCGACGGAGGAAAATTATTCCTGCAAGGCAATAAGGACGAGATACTGGAAAGACACGGCATCCTCAAATGCAAAAAAGACGAGATCGACAGTATAAGCAAATCTCTGATCGTCGGAGTGCAGGAGGGAGCATTTGGTGTTGATGTATTGATCAATGACATGAAGGCTGCTGCCAAGCTTTATCCGGAACTTGTTATCGACCGGACAAGTCTTGAGGAGATAATGCTCTTCTATGTTGCTTCTGCGAGGAGGTAA
- a CDS encoding GntR family transcriptional regulator — MDIIISNTSGVPIYEQIEEQIKSQIMTGSLVAGEALPSMRVLAKELKISIITTKRAYEDLERDGFIESVTGKGSFVKAVNSDIVKENMMFEIQELLDKACDKAVIGKVTRDELKEMIDLLYDERQAD, encoded by the coding sequence ATGGATATCATCATCAGCAATACTTCCGGTGTGCCCATCTATGAGCAGATCGAGGAGCAGATCAAGAGTCAGATCATGACAGGCTCTTTGGTGGCAGGCGAAGCCTTGCCGTCTATGAGAGTCCTGGCAAAAGAACTTAAGATCAGCATCATCACCACCAAGAGAGCCTATGAGGATCTCGAGCGTGACGGTTTTATTGAATCTGTAACCGGCAAGGGCAGCTTTGTTAAGGCCGTTAACAGTGACATCGTAAAAGAGAACATGATGTTTGAGATTCAGGAACTCCTGGATAAGGCCTGTGATAAAGCTGTCATCGGCAAAGTTACACGTGATGAACTCAAGGAAATGATCGACCTGCTGTACGATGAAAGGCAAGCGGATTAA
- a CDS encoding virulence activator alpha, translating to MAKDRKIDVVILGLLSHEDLTGYDIKKRIDGAISFFWKGSFGSIYPALSAMEESGQIKRYRADDSGSREKILYHITPKGLSVLKQWLKDDQASNELKYETLLKLYFGGVAGTEATAHNIDVFESGIKSELEVLKMYEKNLRKKQDNEDHKYFLMTVLFGIETYEAYLRWCTKAKKILNNQQE from the coding sequence ATGGCAAAAGACAGAAAAATAGATGTGGTGATATTAGGGCTTTTATCACATGAAGATCTGACAGGCTATGACATCAAGAAGCGTATCGACGGAGCGATAAGCTTTTTCTGGAAAGGAAGCTTTGGAAGTATCTACCCTGCTTTAAGCGCTATGGAGGAATCCGGTCAGATCAAAAGATACAGAGCAGATGATTCGGGAAGCCGCGAGAAAATACTTTATCACATTACTCCAAAAGGACTCAGTGTTTTGAAGCAGTGGCTCAAAGATGATCAGGCTTCTAACGAGCTTAAATATGAGACGCTTCTGAAATTATATTTCGGCGGTGTTGCAGGAACAGAGGCAACGGCTCATAACATTGATGTTTTCGAATCCGGCATTAAGAGTGAACTCGAAGTACTGAAAATGTATGAGAAGAATCTCAGGAAAAAACAGGATAACGAGGATCACAAGTACTTTCTTATGACCGTCTTATTCGGGATAGAAACATATGAAGCGTATCTCAGGTGGTGCACAAAAGCTAAGAAAATTCTAAACAATCAACAGGAGTAA
- a CDS encoding flavodoxin: MKTAIVYYSLQGNVRYVAEKVASKTGADLIELVPVKAYPDKGMIKFIWGGSAVTFKKKPELEPYKFNADDYELIILATPVWASSFTPPLRTFLEDNDLTGKKIAVIAASAGGNSAKCIASLKEAAKAESVIAELSLIDPKDHPSDENEKKIDEFINKIRTA, encoded by the coding sequence ATGAAAACAGCAATCGTTTATTATTCACTTCAGGGAAATGTACGTTATGTTGCAGAGAAGGTCGCAAGCAAGACCGGCGCAGATCTGATAGAACTTGTTCCTGTAAAGGCATATCCGGATAAAGGAATGATCAAATTCATCTGGGGAGGTTCAGCTGTCACGTTTAAAAAGAAGCCTGAACTTGAACCTTACAAATTCAATGCGGATGATTATGAACTCATTATCCTTGCCACACCGGTCTGGGCAAGCAGCTTCACTCCCCCGCTCCGGACTTTCCTGGAGGATAATGACCTGACCGGTAAAAAGATCGCGGTCATTGCAGCTTCTGCCGGCGGCAATTCCGCAAAGTGCATTGCTTCCCTCAAGGAAGCTGCAAAAGCAGAATCTGTAATTGCCGAGTTAAGTCTTATCGATCCTAAGGATCATCCGAGTGATGAGAACGAGAAAAAGATCGATGAGTTTATCAATAAGATAAGGACTGCTTAA
- a CDS encoding putative glutamine amidotransferase, with translation MKPLVGVMPLWDEEKDSLWMLPGYLEGLKEAGATPVIFPLTEDPEEICRLVDICDGILMTGGHDVTPSIYGETPLEGKVACCTERDNMEKIVLDHAMKKNMPVLGICRGIQLINALLGGTLYQDLPTQHPSEIDHHQTPPYDIPVHDVFIKKTTPLFDCLGAEKIRVNSYHHQAVKDVAPELMVMAESEDGLVEALYKPSYRFLWAVQWHPEFSYKNDENSKKIFKAFVESLTEKP, from the coding sequence ATGAAACCTTTAGTTGGCGTTATGCCTTTATGGGACGAAGAAAAAGACAGTTTATGGATGCTTCCTGGCTATCTGGAAGGTCTTAAAGAAGCCGGCGCTACACCTGTCATTTTCCCGCTGACAGAAGATCCGGAAGAGATCTGCCGTTTGGTGGATATTTGCGATGGAATCCTCATGACAGGTGGTCACGACGTTACGCCTTCCATTTATGGCGAGACTCCTTTGGAAGGCAAGGTAGCTTGCTGCACAGAGCGTGACAATATGGAGAAGATCGTTCTGGATCACGCCATGAAAAAGAATATGCCGGTCTTAGGGATCTGCAGAGGGATCCAGCTCATAAACGCTTTGCTTGGCGGAACTTTATATCAGGACCTGCCTACACAGCATCCGTCGGAGATCGACCATCACCAGACTCCGCCTTATGACATTCCTGTTCACGACGTTTTTATAAAGAAAACAACACCTCTTTTTGATTGCCTTGGTGCTGAAAAGATCCGTGTAAACAGTTATCACCATCAGGCTGTTAAGGATGTAGCGCCTGAACTTATGGTAATGGCTGAGTCAGAAGACGGACTGGTCGAAGCTCTGTATAAACCTTCATACAGGTTTTTGTGGGCTGTACAGTGGCATCCGGAGTTTTCATATAAGAACGATGAAAACAGCAAAAAGATCTTTAAGGCTTTTGTGGAAAGCTTAACGGAAAAGCCTTAA
- a CDS encoding RelA/SpoT family protein, translating into MISLNDYLYNGDTVVKILHCYSHDLKESAVKSGNGVDLAHSNCLIQMIELLEHNEFLTLQSQTIREFYKYMTDRYPFLAFTFKGRIKSLIRLEEKINGNIVEFIYEYYTRNGKFPPENEIKEQIRRIKDLIAYRIVISLPKCHLGPDESREELELKYLYEIANALPGFLEERGFAPELSGLDAQSEKIDERYRQYYRDYILMPKNFDYRSLHIAFFDNTSRSNIEVQIRTKVMDDNAEIGPANHLGYEKRQEKDRARREAIPYGENAFFDNAFERGMMLQKLDLSKVDVNMFGAADNNLINDGCGLYRGRLILPYEHLSRFQNDLV; encoded by the coding sequence ATGATATCGCTTAATGATTATTTATATAATGGGGACACGGTTGTAAAGATCCTGCACTGCTATTCGCATGACTTAAAAGAGAGTGCGGTCAAAAGCGGCAACGGCGTTGATCTTGCTCACAGCAATTGCCTTATACAGATGATAGAGCTCCTTGAGCATAATGAATTCCTGACTTTGCAGTCTCAGACGATCCGCGAATTCTATAAATACATGACCGACAGATATCCTTTCCTGGCTTTTACTTTTAAGGGCAGGATCAAATCGCTGATTCGTCTTGAAGAAAAGATAAACGGCAACATAGTCGAGTTCATTTATGAATACTATACCCGCAACGGAAAGTTCCCGCCTGAAAACGAGATCAAGGAACAGATAAGACGTATTAAAGACCTTATCGCTTACAGGATCGTTATCTCTTTGCCGAAGTGCCATTTGGGACCTGATGAGAGCAGGGAAGAGCTTGAATTGAAATATCTTTATGAGATTGCAAATGCGCTTCCGGGTTTTCTTGAGGAGCGTGGTTTTGCTCCTGAATTGTCAGGTCTGGACGCCCAGAGCGAAAAGATTGATGAAAGGTACAGACAGTACTACCGCGACTATATCCTGATGCCGAAAAACTTCGATTACAGGTCTCTGCATATCGCATTTTTCGACAACACTTCCAGAAGCAACATCGAAGTCCAGATCAGAACGAAAGTGATGGACGACAATGCCGAGATCGGACCTGCAAACCATCTTGGTTATGAGAAGCGCCAGGAGAAGGACCGCGCACGCCGTGAAGCGATCCCATATGGCGAAAATGCTTTCTTTGATAATGCTTTCGAGCGCGGCATGATGCTCCAGAAACTCGACCTGAGCAAAGTTGATGTCAACATGTTCGGCGCCGCTGACAACAACCTCATCAATGATGGCTGCGGCTTATACAGAGGAAGGCTCATCCTTCCTTATGAGCACCTGTCCAGGTTCCAGAATGACCTGGTGTGA
- a CDS encoding agmatine deiminase/N-carbamoylputrescine amidase: MRIALAQMSMEPDMEANFQKSLFFIREASKQCVDLICFPEVQLSPFFAQYENSDASRYVIDEDSKYVFEMRSFCKEKRIYACPNFYIEENGKRYDMSLLIDDSGCIIGKQKMVHVAQCECFYEQNYYTPSEEGFRVFDTRFGKIGIVVCFDRHYPESIRTEALHGAELIIVPTANTTAEPSELFQWEVRVQAFQNSVNIAMCNRVGKEDKMNFSGESLVCDFNGDIRSVADGEEKLLIADIDLAAASEIRKKKPYTSLRRTELYE; this comes from the coding sequence ATGCGTATTGCCCTGGCTCAGATGTCAATGGAACCGGATATGGAGGCGAACTTTCAAAAGAGCCTGTTTTTTATCCGTGAAGCGTCAAAGCAGTGTGTTGATCTTATCTGTTTTCCTGAGGTTCAGCTGTCTCCGTTCTTTGCGCAGTATGAGAATTCAGACGCATCACGTTATGTTATAGATGAAGACAGCAAATATGTATTTGAGATGAGATCGTTCTGCAAAGAGAAAAGGATCTATGCCTGTCCGAATTTTTACATCGAAGAGAACGGCAAACGCTATGATATGAGCCTTCTGATAGATGACAGCGGCTGTATCATCGGAAAGCAGAAGATGGTCCATGTCGCACAGTGTGAATGTTTTTACGAACAGAACTATTACACACCCTCTGAAGAAGGTTTTCGCGTATTTGATACAAGGTTTGGAAAGATCGGTATCGTAGTCTGTTTTGACAGGCATTATCCTGAAAGTATCCGTACAGAGGCTCTTCACGGGGCGGAACTTATTATTGTTCCTACCGCAAATACAACAGCAGAACCGTCTGAGCTTTTTCAGTGGGAAGTACGTGTGCAGGCATTCCAGAACAGCGTAAATATCGCAATGTGCAACAGAGTGGGGAAGGAAGATAAGATGAATTTCTCCGGTGAATCTCTTGTGTGTGACTTTAATGGGGATATCAGATCTGTTGCCGATGGAGAGGAAAAATTGTTGATCGCTGATATAGATCTGGCGGCAGCTTCGGAGATCAGGAAAAAGAAGCCATATACTTCACTTCGAAGAACTGAATTGTATGAATAA
- a CDS encoding tRNA A37 threonylcarbamoyladenosine dehydratase, with protein MLNQFSRTQLLYGKEAMAHMASCRVAVFGIGGVGGYVVEALARSGIGALELVDDDKVCLTNINRQILATRKTVGKYKVDVAEERIKEIYPDCNVRTYKTFYLPETEDQFDFSEYDYVVDAIDTVTGKLAIVENAKKAGVPVISSMGAGNKVDPSAFEVADIYQTSICPLAKVMRRECRKRGIESLKVVYSKEVPIRPLEDMSISCRQHCICPPGTVRKCTERRDIPGSTAFVPSVVGLIIAGEVINDLCDGYREKELMNS; from the coding sequence ATGTTGAACCAGTTTTCGAGAACACAGCTGCTTTATGGAAAAGAAGCGATGGCGCATATGGCATCGTGCCGTGTTGCAGTATTTGGTATAGGCGGCGTCGGCGGCTATGTTGTCGAAGCTCTGGCAAGATCCGGCATAGGTGCGCTGGAACTGGTCGATGATGATAAAGTCTGTCTTACGAATATCAACAGACAGATACTGGCTACGAGAAAGACTGTAGGGAAGTATAAGGTCGATGTGGCAGAAGAGCGTATAAAAGAGATCTATCCTGACTGCAATGTAAGAACATACAAGACATTTTATCTGCCTGAGACAGAGGATCAATTTGATTTCAGCGAATACGATTATGTAGTAGATGCGATTGATACAGTAACAGGTAAACTTGCAATCGTCGAGAATGCAAAGAAAGCCGGCGTTCCGGTCATTTCTTCTATGGGTGCCGGAAACAAAGTCGATCCTTCTGCCTTTGAAGTCGCTGATATCTATCAGACTTCCATCTGTCCTCTCGCGAAAGTAATGCGACGTGAATGCAGGAAAAGAGGAATAGAATCTTTGAAGGTCGTATATTCCAAAGAGGTGCCCATCCGTCCTCTTGAAGACATGTCTATCAGCTGCAGACAGCATTGTATATGTCCTCCGGGCACAGTCAGGAAATGTACCGAGAGGAGAGATATACCCGGATCAACAGCTTTTGTTCCATCGGTCGTAGGGCTTATAATTGCAGGTGAAGTAATTAATGATCTTTGTGACGGTTATCGCGAAAAGGAGCTTATGAACTCATGA
- a CDS encoding putative hydrolase (HD superfamily), giving the protein MITRNEAFDVLKKYNKDPFHIQHALTVEAVMKWYASELGYADDAEYWGIVGLLHDIDFELYPEEHCLKAPELLRENGIGEDIIHAVCSHGYGITVGCGTTIDVEPVHEMEKVLFAADELTGLIWAAALMRPSKSTKDMELKSLKKKYKSKGFAAGCSREVIERGASQLGWELDKLLSMTLQAMADTEDELNKRLAEL; this is encoded by the coding sequence ATGATCACCCGTAACGAAGCATTTGATGTACTGAAAAAATACAATAAAGATCCCTTCCACATTCAGCATGCCCTGACAGTTGAGGCCGTGATGAAATGGTACGCATCAGAACTCGGCTATGCTGATGATGCTGAATACTGGGGTATCGTAGGATTGCTTCATGATATTGATTTCGAACTTTATCCTGAGGAGCATTGCCTGAAAGCTCCTGAATTATTAAGAGAAAACGGGATCGGCGAAGATATTATCCATGCCGTTTGTTCTCATGGATACGGAATAACAGTAGGGTGCGGCACGACAATAGATGTCGAGCCTGTTCATGAGATGGAGAAGGTCCTTTTCGCTGCTGATGAACTTACAGGTCTAATATGGGCAGCGGCACTTATGAGACCTTCGAAAAGCACGAAAGACATGGAACTCAAATCCTTGAAGAAGAAATACAAGAGCAAGGGATTTGCTGCCGGTTGTTCCAGAGAAGTTATCGAACGTGGAGCATCTCAGCTCGGTTGGGAACTCGATAAGCTCCTGTCCATGACATTGCAGGCCATGGCAGACACGGAAGATGAACTGAACAAGAGATTAGCGGAACTCTGA
- a CDS encoding phosphinothricin acetyltransferase, producing MIIRSATPDDASAILGIYAYYVEKTAISFEYDVPSEDEFRERITNTLKRYPYFVLEDDGVIRGYAYVGVFKDRAAYDRSCEVTIYVDRDYKGKGYGRALYESLEKALRKTEITNLYACIGDPIEEDEYLTKDSEHFHQHMGYTKIGEFHKCGYKFGRWYNMIWMEKILR from the coding sequence ATGATTATCCGAAGCGCAACTCCTGATGATGCATCTGCAATCCTGGGTATATATGCTTACTATGTTGAAAAGACTGCCATATCTTTTGAATACGATGTTCCCTCTGAAGATGAATTCCGTGAGCGCATTACCAATACATTAAAAAGATATCCTTACTTTGTGCTTGAAGATGACGGTGTTATAAGAGGCTATGCCTATGTGGGAGTTTTCAAAGACAGGGCAGCATACGACCGTTCATGTGAAGTTACGATCTATGTTGATCGTGATTATAAAGGCAAAGGCTACGGAAGAGCATTATATGAATCATTGGAGAAAGCCCTGCGTAAGACTGAGATAACCAACCTTTACGCATGCATCGGTGACCCAATTGAAGAGGATGAATATCTGACCAAAGACAGCGAACATTTCCATCAGCATATGGGTTATACAAAGATCGGTGAGTTCCATAAGTGCGGGTATAAATTCGGCCGCTGGTACAACATGATCTGGATGGAAAAGATCCTTCGTTAA
- a CDS encoding D-methionine transport system substrate-binding protein, protein MKNTLVKKLLSTIALGALVFNLGACAQKPAQTPASSDAVTSQDSATASDAQANADGKVVLKGIVDLVPHSEIIEHVKPILAEQGIEIVLVATAADSTTNERLNSGEIDFNYFQHLPYLESEVQANGYKLVSAGGIHIEPITAYSDKYTSVDQIPDNAVVAIPNDGTNEYRALRILEENGFIVLDPAAKDSLSASVKDITEFKKQIEIVEIDSAQIIPTKDDYDFFITNTNKALEAGITSTKLFSEGKDSPYANIIAVREEDLDNPAIKALVEALLSEETQQWIADKYNGAVIPVITLGN, encoded by the coding sequence ATGAAAAACACATTAGTTAAAAAATTATTATCAACCATCGCTTTAGGCGCTTTAGTATTCAATCTCGGCGCATGCGCACAAAAGCCCGCCCAGACTCCCGCATCTTCTGATGCAGTTACATCACAGGACAGTGCTACGGCATCTGACGCACAGGCAAATGCTGACGGCAAGGTCGTCTTGAAGGGCATCGTAGATCTTGTACCTCACTCTGAGATCATTGAGCATGTAAAGCCCATTCTCGCTGAGCAGGGCATCGAGATCGTACTCGTAGCAACAGCAGCAGACTCAACAACCAATGAGAGACTCAATTCGGGCGAGATCGACTTCAACTACTTCCAGCACCTTCCTTATCTTGAGAGCGAAGTTCAGGCTAACGGCTACAAGCTTGTAAGCGCAGGCGGCATTCACATTGAGCCTATTACAGCATATTCTGATAAGTACACTTCAGTAGATCAGATTCCTGATAATGCAGTAGTCGCAATTCCTAACGACGGTACAAACGAGTACAGAGCACTCCGTATCCTTGAAGAAAACGGATTCATCGTGCTTGATCCCGCAGCAAAGGATTCACTCAGCGCTTCAGTAAAGGATATTACTGAATTCAAGAAGCAGATTGAGATCGTAGAAATCGATTCAGCTCAGATCATTCCCACCAAGGATGACTATGATTTCTTTATTACTAATACAAACAAGGCACTCGAAGCAGGTATTACATCAACAAAGCTTTTCAGTGAAGGCAAGGACAGCCCTTATGCGAACATTATCGCTGTTAGAGAAGAAGATCTTGATAATCCTGCAATTAAGGCACTCGTTGAAGCACTTCTTTCTGAGGAGACACAGCAGTGGATCGCTGACAAGTACAACGGTGCGGTAATTCCCGTTATCACCCTTGGTAACTGA
- a CDS encoding D-methionine transport system permease protein: MSLLDSSFWEVFLASLSPEIWKDLWGPIGETLYMTAISSVIMLVFGIVIGILLDITNPNGLIPLKLSYTLSGWMINCLRSLPQMIMIILMIPVARLIFGKSYGTNACIIAIAASCIPMYARIVESSLLEIDKGKIEAAQAMGSKNISIIFKVLLPETLPSLIRGFTVSVITVLSMTALAGMFGAGGIGDIAVRYGYQRFQHDRLFACVYILIVLVQLIQGIGNLVSKRILKTRNLV, encoded by the coding sequence ATGAGTTTATTGGATTCTTCTTTTTGGGAAGTGTTTCTTGCTTCGTTGTCTCCTGAGATTTGGAAAGATCTTTGGGGACCTATCGGTGAGACACTCTACATGACGGCGATATCATCCGTGATCATGCTGGTGTTCGGAATCGTCATAGGCATCCTTCTGGACATAACAAATCCGAACGGCTTGATCCCTCTGAAACTGTCATACACATTATCAGGGTGGATGATCAACTGTTTAAGGTCTTTGCCTCAGATGATCATGATAATCCTCATGATACCGGTCGCAAGACTGATCTTCGGAAAATCATACGGCACCAACGCATGTATCATCGCAATAGCGGCAAGCTGCATTCCGATGTATGCGCGTATCGTTGAGAGCAGCCTTCTGGAGATTGACAAAGGTAAGATCGAAGCGGCTCAGGCGATGGGAAGCAAGAACATAAGCATCATCTTCAAAGTGCTTCTTCCTGAGACCCTGCCGTCACTTATCAGAGGATTCACGGTATCCGTGATCACTGTATTGTCCATGACGGCCCTCGCCGGAATGTTTGGTGCAGGAGGTATCGGTGACATCGCAGTCAGATACGGATATCAAAGATTTCAGCATGACAGACTGTTTGCGTGTGTATACATACTCATCGTTCTGGTACAGCTGATACAGGGCATCGGAAATCTGGTGTCAAAGAGAATTTTAAAAACACGTAATCTTGTTTAA